The genomic region AAGGTGGAGGGGGTCCGTCTCCACGCCCCAGTCGACCGATGTCATGCCCCGGAGGCTGGCACCTGACTGCCCGCGATGTCCCGGGCCGCGGTGGGGCCGCTGACCGTCCACAGACGCCCGGCCCTGGCGGTGGGTCCACAGGGGCGGCCGCTGGCCTGCGGCACGGGGGCCGGGCGCACGGAGGCTGACCGCAGGAGGTCACCACATGACGACGACAACAAACCGCAACCCTGCCCTCGGGCAGTATGGCGAGACCCTGGCGGTGCGCCCGCGCACGGGCGCCTCGGTGGTCGAGCACGTCGCCGGGATCGGCTGATGCCGTTCGCCACCGCGCGCACGGTGTCGCTGCGCGGCGCCCTCGGACACGTGATCGACGTGCAGAGCGACGTCTCGCCCGGCCAGGTGGGCACCACGATGGTGGGCCGCCCCGACGTCTCGCTCAACGAGTCCCGTGATCGGGTGCGGATGGCGATCATCAACTCCTCGCTGCCCTGGCCGGCCACGAAGCGGATCACGATCCTGCTCTCGCCCGCCGACCTCCACAAGTCCGGCACCCACTTCGACCTCGCGATCGCGGTGTCGCTGCTGGCCGCCGCCGGGTGCGTTCCGCCGCGGGCGCTGGAGGAGGCGCTTTTCATCGGCGAGCTCTCGCTGGACGGGGCGCTGCGCCCGGTGCAGGGGGTGCTGCCGATGGTGCTCGCTGGCTCGGCGCGCGGGCTGCGCCGGGTGTTCGTCCCCGAGCCCCAGGCCCAGGAGGCGGCGATGGTGCCCGGCACCTCCGTGCTCGGCATGCGCTCGCTGGCTCAGGTGGTGGCCGAGCTGCGCGGCGAGGAGGTGCCCGAGGCGCCGCCGGTGGTCACGTCCTCGGGCTCGCGGCTGCTCTCCTGGCGCGGGGAGACCCGCATGGAGGAGGTCGACATGGCCGACCTGATGGGCCTGGAGGACACCCGCTACGCCCTCGAGGTGGCCGCCGCCGGCGGACATCACCTGATGCTGTCCGGGCCCAAGGGCGCGGGCAAGACCAGCATCGCGGAGCGGCTGCCCTCGGTGCTGCCCGACCTCGAGCCCGACGAGTCCCTCGAGCTGACCGCGCTGCACTCCCTGGCCGGCACCCTCGACCCCGACCAGGGGATGCTGGTGCGCCCGCCGTTCTCGGCTCCGCACCACGACGCCAGCAAGACCAGCATCGTGGGCGGCGGCTCGGGACAGGTGCGCCCCGGCGCGGTCAGCCTGGCCCACGGGGGCGTGCTGTTCCTCGATGAGTTCCCGCTCTTTCGCAGCGACGTGATCGAGGCGCTGCGCCAGCCCCTGGAGAGCGGCGACATCGTGATCGCCCGCACCGAGGAGCAGGTGCGCCTCCCGGCGCGCGGCATCGTGGTGCTGGCCTGCAATCCGTGCCCCTGCGGGGAGTACACCGTCAGCGCGCGCACCAACCGCTGCCAGTGCCCGGAGGTGCGCCGCCGCGACTACCGGGCCAAGGTGACCGGCCCGGTCGCCGACCGCGTCGACATCGTGCGCCACGTGCCGGCGTTCAGCCCCCACGACGACCACCGGTTCGCGGTGCGGGAGTCCTCGGCGGTGATCCGGCGCCGGGTGCACGCCGCGCGGCGCCGCCAGGCCGAGCGGTACGCCGGACTCGCGTGGCGTCTCAACGCCCACGTCCCCGGCGCGGTGCTGCGCGAGGAGTGGCCCCTGGACGCGGCCGGCCAACGGCTGCTCGACGACCGCATCTACGCGGGGCGCCTCACCGCGCGCGGCGCGGTCCGCGTGCACCGTCTGGCGCTGAGCGTGATGGACCTCGCCGCGGTGCGCAACGGCGCGGTGCGCCCCGGCCCGGGCCCCGGCGCCGAGGACGTCGCCGCCGCGCTGCAGCTGCGCCTGGGCGAGCCGCTCGCGCTCGAGGTGATCGAGGTGCGCGCCGGATGAGCGCGCCGGAGGAGGAGCGCCTGGCCCGGGCCGCGCTGTCGCGCCTGACCGAGCCGGGGGAGCCGCGGCTGACCAGCCTGGTGGCCCAGCTCGGGCCGGTGGTGCTGCGCGACCGGCTGCTGGAGGGCCGGGGCAGCGACGGGCTCCAGGACGACGTCGCGACCCGGCTGGCGGCGTGCGACCCGGTCGCGGAGCTGGAGCGCGCCGACCGCCTGGGCCTGCGGTTCGTGATCCCCGGCGACGAGGAGTGGCCCACCCAGCTCGACGACCTCGCCGCGGTCGAGCCGCTGCACCGGCGCGGCGGCGTACCCGTGGGCCTGTGGGTCCGCGGCCCGCTGCGCCTCGACACGTTGCGCCACCCGGTCGCGGTCGTCGGGTCCCGGTCGGCGACCACCTACGGCACCGCGGTTGCCGCGGAGATCTCCGCGATCGTCGGCCGGGAGGGCTACGCGGTCGTCTCGGGTGCGGCGTACGGCATCGACCACGCCGCCCACCGGGGAGCGGTGGCCGCCGACGGCCCGAGCGTCGCGGTGCTGGCGTGCGGGGCCGACCGGGTCTACCCGGTCGCGCACCGGGCGATGCTGGAGTTCCTCGCTGCCGAGGGCGCGGTCGTCTCCGAGGCGCCGCCGGGGTGCTCCCCGACCCGGATCCGGTTCCTCAGCCGCAACCGGCTCATCGCCGCCCTGGCCGAGGGGACGGTGGTGGTCGAGGCGGCGGTGCGCAGCGGCGCCCTCAACACCGCGACCTGGACCTCACGGCTCAACCGACACCTGATGGGCGTGCCCGGCCCGGTCACCAGCGCGTCCTCCCAGGGCGTGCACGAGCTGGTGCGCAGCGGCGCCGCCACGCTGGTGACCTCCGGCGCGGACGTCCTGGAGGCGCTCGGCGCGGTGGGGGAGCACCTGGTCGAGACCCCACGGGCCCGCGAGCGGTCCCGCGACCGGCTCACCCGGCGCCAGCAGCAGGTGCTCGACGCGGTGCCGGTGTTCCAGGGCGCCCCGGTCGACTCGGTGGCGCGCGCCGCGGGGATCGCCCTGCTGGAGGTGCAGACGGCGCTGGCCGGCCTGGAGCGCACCGGCTACGTCGAGCGTGACGAGGACGGCTGGCGGCTCGCCGCCCTCGCTCACGACTGAGACGGGACGGCGTTCCTAGACTCGGCCCATGACCGACGACGACGCCGGGACGCCGGCGCCCGCCGCCGAGGACGATGCCCTGCCCGAGCCGATGGCGCGGGTGCTGGGCGACTACGAGCGCCACCTCGTCTCCGAGCGCGACCTGACCCCGCACACCGTGCGCGCCTACCTCGGCGACGTCGCCGGACTGCTGGAGCACGCCTCGCGCCTGGGCCACACCGACGTCGCCGAGCTCGACCTGCGCACCCTGCGCAGCTGGCTGGCCAAGCAGCAGACCCTCGGGCGCTCGCGCACCACCATCGGACGCCGGGCCACGGCCGCCCGGGTCTTCACCGCCTGGCTGGCGCGCACCGGGCGACTGCCCACCGACGTCGGCTCGAGCCTGGGCTCGCCGAAGGCCCACCGCACCCTGCCAGCGGTGCTGCGCGCCGACGAGGCCAGCGACCTGATCGCCGCGGCCACCGACCTCGCCGACGACGGCCCGGTCGGCCTGCGCGACGTGGCGATGCTGGAGCTGCTCTACGCCACGGGCATCCGGGTCGGGGAGCTCGTCGGCCTCGACGTCGACGACCTCGACGACGACCGGCAGCTGGTGCGGGTGCTGGGCAAGGGGCGCAAGGAGCGCTCCGTGCCGTTCGGGCGCCCGGCCGCCCGAGCCCTGCGGTTCTGGCTGCGCCAGGGGCGTCCGATGCTCGCCCAGGACCACTCCGGGGCGGCGCTGTTCCTCGGCGTGCGCGGTGGGCGCATCGACCAGCGCGCGGTCCGCACGCTGGTGCACCGCCGCATCAGCGCGGTGCCGGGCGCACCCGACATCGGTCCTCACGGGCTGCGCCACAGCGCGGCGACACACCTGATCGAGGGCGGCGCCGATCTGCGCTCGGTGCAGGAGCTGCTCGGCCACGCCTCCCTGGCGACCACCCAGCTCTACACCCACGTGAGCAGCGAACGGCTGCGTCGCGCCTACCAGCAGGCGCACCCGCGCGCCTGAGCCGCCACGGCCCGGGCCGCGAGCGGACGCCATGCGGGCTCGGGCCCGGGCAGGAGCAGCGGCATCGCACCCGACGGGGGCCGCGCCACGCGGGACACCCCGGGCGGCGCCGCCAGCGGGAGCAGCCGCACCGGGCCGCCGCCGACGAGCCGCAGCGGGTCGAGGTAGGTCTCCGCGCCCTCGATCCATCCCCAGTGCAGGCACGCCCGCGGGGCGCAGTGCGAGCCCGCGGTCTCCAGGCTCCCCAGCGCGCCGCCGGCCGGCACGGCGGCGCCGACCTCCAGTCCCGCCGTCACCGGCTCGTACGTCGTGCGGGTCGCGCCGTGGTCCACCACGACCACGCCGCGACCGGCCAGGCGGCCGGCGAACGTCACGGTGCCGGGCAGCGCTGCCCGCACCCGCGCCCCGGGGACCCCCAGCAGGTCCACCCCGCGGTGCCCCGGCCCCCACGGCTGCTCCGGTGGGTCGAAGCGCGCGACGACCTCGGGCACGGGGGCCAGGGGCCACACCCCGACCGGGTCCTCGGCGCCCGCGGCGGGACCCCCTCCGAGCAGCGGCACGCACCCGAGGGCGAGCCCGACGACGGCCGCCCGCAGACGGGAGGAGACCCTGGGGGAGAGACGCGAGACCACCATGTCGGCAAGGCTCGGTCCCGCCGGCGCCGGGCGGGCGCTGCAGCGCCCATGCGGGGGACGACGGGGCGCGAACGGCGGGCTGTGGGCGGCCGGTGGCTCGATTGGTCGGGTGCCCCGGTCCTCCCGTAGGCTGGGCGTCGCAATCTGTGTGACTTCGCGCGGATTGACTTCGCACGTCGGCTGACCACGACGGGCCCTGCTCCAGGGTTCGAGCACCCGTGGGCGGCGGTCCTCGGTCCCGGGCAACCGGGTCGGACCCCGCGCCGGCGTCAGGGCGAACGGCACCCGCCGGATCGCACGAACTGAAAACGACCGGACTTACCGCCGGTGGGCCCTCCTGCGCGAACAGGTGAAGGGCGCACACGTCGGCGGTGGGCCCACACAGGAGAGAGAATCACCATGGCAGTCGTGACCATGCGCCAGCTCCTCGAGAGCGGCGTCCACTTCGGACACCAGACCCGTCGCTGGAACCCGAAGATGAAGCGCTTCATCATGACCGAGCGCAACGGCATCTACATCATCGACCTGCAGCAGTCGCTGGCCTACATCGACCGCAGCTACGCCTTCATCAAGGAGACCGTGGCCAAGGGCGGGACGATCATGTTCGTCGGCACCAAGAAGCAGGCCCAGGAGGCGATCGCCGAGCAGGCGACCCGCGTCGGCATGCCCTACGTCAACCAGCGCTGGCTGGGCGGCATGCTCACCAACTTCCAGACCGTGCACCAGCGGATCAACCGCCTCAAGGAGCTTGACGACGTCGACTTCGACAACGTCGCCGGCTCGGGCCGCACGAAGAAGGAGCTCCTGCAGATGAAGCGGGAGCGCGACAAGCTCGACAAGACCCTGGGCGGCATCCGCGAGATGGGCCGCGTCCCGTCCGCCGTCTGGATCGTCGACACCAAGAAGGAGCACCTCGCCGTCGAGGAGGCTCGCAAGCTCCGGATCCCGATCATCGGCATCCTGGACACCAACTGCGACCCCGACGAGGTCGACTTCCCGATCCCGGGCAACGACGACGCGATCCGCGCCGTCGGCCTGCTGACCCGCGTCGTCGCCGACGCCGTCGCCGAGGGCCTCATCGCCCGCTCCGGTGGCAAGGCCGAGGGCGAGACCGCCACGCCGGCCGAGCCGCTCGCCGAGTGGGAGCGCGAGCTCCTGACCGGTGACGCCGAGAAGGCCGCCGAGACCGCCACCGACGCCACCGACGCTGCCGCGTCCGAGGCCACCGGTGCCGCCTCCGAGGGTGCGGAGGCCGCCGAGGTCGCCGAGACCGCTGCCCCCGCCACCGAGGGTGCCGAGGCGACCGAGGTCGCCGACGAGGCGAAGGCCTGATCAAGCCGTACGACGCAGCGACCGCGGGCCGATGGCCCGCGGTCCGCTGCGCGTGTGGCCCGGCTCGCGAGGCCCGACCGGTCGCCGAGCCGTACCGACTCCCCACCAGACGACACAGAGGGAAGACCCACCATGGCTAACATCTCCGCGGCCGACGTCAAGAAGCTCCGTGAGCTCTCCGGCGCCGGCATGATGGACTGCAAGAAGGCGCTCACCGAGGCCGAGGGCGACTTCGAGAAGGCCGTCGAGATCCTGCGCATCAAGGGTGGCAAGAAGATGGCCGAGCGCGCCGCCGAGCGCGAGGCCTCCGCCGGCCTGGTCGCCACCGCCGGTGGTGCTCTCATCGAGCTCAACTGCGAGACCGACTTCGTCGCCAAGAACGACGCGTTCATCGCCGCCGCCGACCAGATCGCCGCGGTCGCGAACGAGAACAAGATCGGCGACGCCGAGGCGCTCAAGGCCGCCGAGCTCAACGGCAAGACCGTCGGCGAGGTCGTCAACGACCTGGCCGTCTCCATCGGCGAGAAGATCGAGCTCGGCCGCGTGGCGTACTTCGACGGCGAGGTCGTCACCTACATGCACCGTCGCGCCGCGGACCTGCCGCCGGCCGTCGGCGTCATCATCGAGTACACCGGTGACGAGGCCGCCGCGCGCGCCGCCGCCATGCAGGTCGCCGCGATGCGCCCGAAGTACCTCACCCGTGACGAGGTCCCCGCGGACGTCGTCGCCAAGGAGCGTGAGATCGCCGAGGCGACCTCGCGCGAGGAGGGCAAGCCCGAGCAGGCGATCGCCAAGATCACCGAGGGTCGCCTCAACGGCTTCTTCAAGGACGTCGTCCTGCTGGAGCAGCCCTCCGTCGTGGAGAACAAGAAGTCGGTCCAGGCGGTGCTGGCGGACTCCGGCACCCAGCTGACCCGCTTCGCCCGTTTCGAGGTCGGGGCCTGATCCACTAGGTTTCACCCCAGACGTCACGAGGAGGCCGGTCCCGCTTGATCCCCCACACACGAGGATCAGCGGACCGGCCTTCTTGCATCTCCCGCCCACCCCGATGAAGGGAACCCCCTTGACTGGTTACCGCCGTGTCCTCCTGAAGCTCTCCGGAGAGGTCTTCGGTGGCGGACAGGTCGGCCTCGACCTCGATGTCATCAACGGCATCGCCGCCGAGATCGCCGATGTCGCCCGCTCCGGCACCGAGGTGGCGATCGTCGTCGGCGGTGGCAACTTCTTCCGCGGCGCCGAGC from Nocardioides sp. dk884 harbors:
- a CDS encoding YifB family Mg chelatase-like AAA ATPase, giving the protein MPFATARTVSLRGALGHVIDVQSDVSPGQVGTTMVGRPDVSLNESRDRVRMAIINSSLPWPATKRITILLSPADLHKSGTHFDLAIAVSLLAAAGCVPPRALEEALFIGELSLDGALRPVQGVLPMVLAGSARGLRRVFVPEPQAQEAAMVPGTSVLGMRSLAQVVAELRGEEVPEAPPVVTSSGSRLLSWRGETRMEEVDMADLMGLEDTRYALEVAAAGGHHLMLSGPKGAGKTSIAERLPSVLPDLEPDESLELTALHSLAGTLDPDQGMLVRPPFSAPHHDASKTSIVGGGSGQVRPGAVSLAHGGVLFLDEFPLFRSDVIEALRQPLESGDIVIARTEEQVRLPARGIVVLACNPCPCGEYTVSARTNRCQCPEVRRRDYRAKVTGPVADRVDIVRHVPAFSPHDDHRFAVRESSAVIRRRVHAARRRQAERYAGLAWRLNAHVPGAVLREEWPLDAAGQRLLDDRIYAGRLTARGAVRVHRLALSVMDLAAVRNGAVRPGPGPGAEDVAAALQLRLGEPLALEVIEVRAG
- the dprA gene encoding DNA-processing protein DprA; its protein translation is MSAPEEERLARAALSRLTEPGEPRLTSLVAQLGPVVLRDRLLEGRGSDGLQDDVATRLAACDPVAELERADRLGLRFVIPGDEEWPTQLDDLAAVEPLHRRGGVPVGLWVRGPLRLDTLRHPVAVVGSRSATTYGTAVAAEISAIVGREGYAVVSGAAYGIDHAAHRGAVAADGPSVAVLACGADRVYPVAHRAMLEFLAAEGAVVSEAPPGCSPTRIRFLSRNRLIAALAEGTVVVEAAVRSGALNTATWTSRLNRHLMGVPGPVTSASSQGVHELVRSGAATLVTSGADVLEALGAVGEHLVETPRARERSRDRLTRRQQQVLDAVPVFQGAPVDSVARAAGIALLEVQTALAGLERTGYVERDEDGWRLAALAHD
- a CDS encoding tyrosine recombinase XerC — translated: MTDDDAGTPAPAAEDDALPEPMARVLGDYERHLVSERDLTPHTVRAYLGDVAGLLEHASRLGHTDVAELDLRTLRSWLAKQQTLGRSRTTIGRRATAARVFTAWLARTGRLPTDVGSSLGSPKAHRTLPAVLRADEASDLIAAATDLADDGPVGLRDVAMLELLYATGIRVGELVGLDVDDLDDDRQLVRVLGKGRKERSVPFGRPAARALRFWLRQGRPMLAQDHSGAALFLGVRGGRIDQRAVRTLVHRRISAVPGAPDIGPHGLRHSAATHLIEGGADLRSVQELLGHASLATTQLYTHVSSERLRRAYQQAHPRA
- a CDS encoding M23 family metallopeptidase; translation: MVVSRLSPRVSSRLRAAVVGLALGCVPLLGGGPAAGAEDPVGVWPLAPVPEVVARFDPPEQPWGPGHRGVDLLGVPGARVRAALPGTVTFAGRLAGRGVVVVDHGATRTTYEPVTAGLEVGAAVPAGGALGSLETAGSHCAPRACLHWGWIEGAETYLDPLRLVGGGPVRLLPLAAPPGVSRVARPPSGAMPLLLPGPEPAWRPLAARAVAAQARGCACW
- the rpsB gene encoding 30S ribosomal protein S2; its protein translation is MAVVTMRQLLESGVHFGHQTRRWNPKMKRFIMTERNGIYIIDLQQSLAYIDRSYAFIKETVAKGGTIMFVGTKKQAQEAIAEQATRVGMPYVNQRWLGGMLTNFQTVHQRINRLKELDDVDFDNVAGSGRTKKELLQMKRERDKLDKTLGGIREMGRVPSAVWIVDTKKEHLAVEEARKLRIPIIGILDTNCDPDEVDFPIPGNDDAIRAVGLLTRVVADAVAEGLIARSGGKAEGETATPAEPLAEWERELLTGDAEKAAETATDATDAAASEATGAASEGAEAAEVAETAAPATEGAEATEVADEAKA
- the tsf gene encoding translation elongation factor Ts — its product is MANISAADVKKLRELSGAGMMDCKKALTEAEGDFEKAVEILRIKGGKKMAERAAEREASAGLVATAGGALIELNCETDFVAKNDAFIAAADQIAAVANENKIGDAEALKAAELNGKTVGEVVNDLAVSIGEKIELGRVAYFDGEVVTYMHRRAADLPPAVGVIIEYTGDEAAARAAAMQVAAMRPKYLTRDEVPADVVAKEREIAEATSREEGKPEQAIAKITEGRLNGFFKDVVLLEQPSVVENKKSVQAVLADSGTQLTRFARFEVGA